The following are encoded in a window of Gloeothece citriformis PCC 7424 genomic DNA:
- a CDS encoding plasmid replication protein, CyRepA1 family, which translates to MTNINKIDSQHWSEWHSGGIDPQIIRDNVKSCHVSYSPYEDETDDPREYLFYWLPNSERRNDGRIRDGWLKKYRHIENGGWWCSGIDLLSPNCQDISHWGCFKPNKPRRTPDGKLIKYEHPPKSPTGLFALQVRRGLWELIAAKFNVEIGEYTSFWQWIVDHRTIPILITEGAKKAGILLTHKYVVIALPGIWNGIRRPKNESGEKTGELHLIPELAILATKPREFVFVFDHDTKPKTVESVNAAIRTTGSLLLEAGCKVSVIGWDYPEKGVDDLIVAYGIEVFDRIYENRCSLAQWEENQDNVKREAFKVQARNQWNYLKKYSSSGSIDKKYFEWDCPPSGTITFIKSPLGTGKTTWLCKIMTQLAASHYGGISLGYRNTLLLQWCAKSGFYHIHEHNVLGLKLIWDEESSIASCVDSLLHFEPDNFIGKILIIDEVVSVIKHLLFSPTIPVNKLMQILERFAKAVQLADRVICLDGLMADWVVEYLKSLCPQKQILTIENTYLGDKAPIYYLQGTINPKTLKTKKNDKRLFYLQLLQSSHIPAVASDSQVFLEALDELFISQGRVGIRVDSKTVSEDHVKEFLADPTLYILKYKPEYLLYSPSAESGLDVPITDYFSEHFGFFFGCIDADSIIQMSGRIRDVKVAKYLWVSERAINTDLEGTRSPIVATLEWAKNQCLTQDIHSTLEGLPDSAQIISNLTNLIETCKDTHWKTALAIEAIWNYERGNLRECVYELLTRCGHQVQIVEKVLNETLKYKLEAVGEQVSEQVEAVKTQNSCDIFNASDEYVGKSHLVKLSFESKWEQRTKIMKAKIIDKLPGVNESEQWSFEFIKYITYEQPQLMGQLELFWLLNNPEIAVQLSLEKYHQLLSVICNGEAIAPWKLRQQYSIVKALRELGIFHLVSHPKLTYEVYHSSHPLIKAIVKKGRGKKYKQILGRAPGKDPIKYVASLLRLIGVEFKAHQVRGEGGERYRVYAIDRERLNNPYRQLILESISRRYLRRSKMPMNWEISSSAIPSDNTPQIESEQGLDLVTDPPHKCINNGKESVTNRESTKTLKSPPKQHHKLHQKASNEDLLPIALDFQLAVDQGDFETFAVTLKAYKSVLNRQQLNQATRYLSKSSQLIIRQWVYQINARMA; encoded by the coding sequence ATGACTAATATTAACAAGATTGATTCTCAACACTGGTCTGAATGGCACTCTGGGGGTATAGATCCCCAAATCATCCGTGACAATGTGAAATCTTGTCATGTATCCTATAGTCCCTACGAGGATGAGACAGACGATCCTAGAGAATATTTGTTTTATTGGCTGCCAAATAGTGAGAGACGTAACGATGGAAGAATTAGAGACGGCTGGCTAAAAAAGTACCGACACATAGAAAACGGGGGTTGGTGGTGTAGTGGGATCGATTTACTCTCGCCCAATTGCCAAGACATATCCCATTGGGGCTGCTTCAAGCCGAACAAGCCCAGGAGAACTCCCGACGGCAAATTGATCAAATACGAGCATCCCCCCAAATCCCCTACAGGATTATTCGCCCTACAAGTGAGGCGAGGGCTGTGGGAGCTAATTGCCGCCAAATTTAACGTCGAGATAGGTGAGTATACTAGCTTCTGGCAGTGGATCGTTGACCATCGGACAATCCCTATTTTGATCACCGAAGGAGCTAAAAAAGCCGGTATCCTCCTAACCCATAAATATGTCGTTATCGCGCTGCCCGGTATCTGGAACGGGATTAGACGGCCTAAAAATGAATCGGGAGAGAAAACAGGAGAGCTACATTTAATTCCTGAATTAGCCATATTAGCTACCAAGCCCCGTGAATTCGTTTTTGTATTCGACCATGACACCAAACCCAAGACAGTTGAGAGCGTCAATGCTGCCATCCGTACCACCGGCTCCCTCTTACTTGAGGCAGGATGTAAAGTTTCTGTTATCGGTTGGGACTATCCCGAAAAAGGAGTCGATGACCTAATTGTGGCCTATGGGATCGAGGTATTTGATCGCATCTACGAGAATAGATGTTCTTTGGCGCAATGGGAGGAAAACCAGGACAACGTCAAGAGAGAAGCGTTTAAAGTTCAAGCCAGAAATCAGTGGAATTATCTCAAAAAATACAGTTCGAGCGGATCAATAGACAAAAAATATTTCGAGTGGGATTGTCCACCGTCTGGTACTATTACGTTTATTAAATCTCCCCTCGGTACCGGGAAAACCACTTGGCTGTGCAAGATAATGACTCAGTTGGCGGCATCGCACTACGGCGGCATTAGCTTAGGATACCGAAATACCCTACTGCTTCAATGGTGTGCCAAGTCGGGTTTCTATCATATCCACGAGCATAATGTTTTGGGGCTGAAGCTGATCTGGGATGAGGAAAGTTCGATCGCTTCGTGTGTCGATAGTCTGCTGCATTTTGAGCCGGATAATTTTATCGGCAAGATACTCATCATCGATGAAGTTGTCAGCGTCATTAAACATTTACTTTTTAGCCCCACCATCCCGGTCAATAAATTGATGCAAATCTTAGAAAGATTCGCCAAAGCTGTACAATTGGCAGACCGGGTTATTTGCCTTGACGGACTGATGGCCGATTGGGTGGTGGAATATTTAAAAAGCTTGTGCCCTCAAAAACAGATCCTAACTATAGAGAATACCTACTTAGGGGACAAAGCACCCATCTATTACCTCCAGGGGACAATTAACCCCAAAACACTCAAAACTAAAAAGAATGATAAACGTTTATTCTATCTACAACTGCTACAATCGTCTCACATTCCGGCTGTGGCGAGTGACTCTCAAGTATTCCTCGAAGCCCTTGATGAACTGTTCATCTCACAGGGACGGGTCGGGATTAGGGTTGATTCTAAGACCGTTAGCGAAGATCATGTTAAAGAATTCTTGGCTGACCCGACCCTCTACATTCTCAAATATAAACCCGAATATTTATTGTATAGTCCCAGTGCCGAATCCGGACTTGATGTTCCCATCACTGACTACTTCAGCGAACACTTTGGCTTTTTCTTCGGCTGTATTGACGCTGATTCGATTATTCAGATGTCGGGGCGTATTAGAGATGTCAAAGTGGCTAAATATCTCTGGGTGAGCGAAAGAGCCATCAATACAGATTTAGAAGGGACGAGATCCCCTATTGTCGCTACCCTCGAATGGGCAAAGAATCAGTGTTTGACTCAAGATATCCATAGTACCTTAGAGGGACTTCCCGACTCGGCTCAAATAATTTCTAACTTAACTAATCTAATTGAAACCTGTAAAGATACCCATTGGAAAACCGCTCTCGCTATAGAGGCTATATGGAATTACGAACGCGGCAACTTGCGCGAATGCGTCTATGAACTCTTAACTCGCTGCGGCCATCAGGTTCAAATAGTTGAGAAAGTTTTAAATGAGACACTTAAATACAAACTTGAAGCCGTTGGAGAACAAGTTAGTGAGCAAGTTGAGGCGGTAAAAACCCAAAATAGCTGTGATATATTTAATGCCAGTGATGAGTATGTGGGAAAATCCCATTTGGTTAAACTCTCGTTTGAGAGCAAATGGGAGCAGCGCACTAAAATAATGAAAGCCAAAATCATCGATAAACTCCCCGGAGTTAACGAGAGCGAACAATGGAGCTTTGAGTTCATTAAATATATAACTTATGAGCAACCCCAACTGATGGGGCAGCTTGAACTGTTTTGGTTGCTCAACAATCCAGAGATTGCTGTGCAATTGAGCCTTGAAAAATATCATCAGTTGTTAAGCGTTATATGTAATGGGGAAGCTATAGCCCCCTGGAAGCTGCGGCAACAGTATTCGATTGTTAAAGCCTTAAGGGAATTGGGAATCTTTCATCTGGTTAGTCACCCCAAATTGACCTATGAGGTCTACCATTCATCTCATCCGCTCATCAAGGCGATCGTCAAAAAAGGCCGAGGGAAAAAATATAAACAGATATTGGGACGTGCCCCAGGTAAAGACCCTATAAAATATGTGGCTTCGCTGTTGAGGTTGATCGGGGTCGAATTCAAAGCTCATCAGGTTAGAGGGGAAGGGGGGGAACGCTATCGGGTCTACGCCATCGATCGAGAACGTCTCAATAATCCCTACCGGCAATTAATTCTTGAGTCGATTTCAAGGCGCTATCTAAGAAGAAGTAAGATGCCGATGAACTGGGAAATCTCATCTTCTGCAATCCCATCGGACAACACCCCTCAAATCGAATCGGAGCAAGGGTTGGACCTTGTCACAGATCCCCCTCATAAATGTATAAATAATGGGAAAGAATCTGTGACAAATCGAGAAAGTACGAAGACACTCAAGTCGCCGCCTAAACAGCATCATAAGCTCCACCAAAAAGCTAGTAACGAGGATTTATTGCCTATCGCCCTTGATTTTCAGTTGGCTGTCGACCAAGGGGACTTTGAAACTTTTGCTGTGACTTTAAAAGCTTACAAAAGTGTCTTAAACCGTCAACAGTTAAACCAAGCTACCCGTTATTTGAGTAAGTCCTCACAATTAATCATTCGTCAATGGGTCTATCAAATTAATGCACGAATGGCATAA
- a CDS encoding tyrosine-type recombinase/integrase gives MINKDLSGSIHPLQLTHPLDDISHPVVSYLSQLSPQSVFVMRRNLDAIAFFLTDGVCDALSLDWGKLTYHHTRTLRNWLSDKYAPATANQMLTALRRVLSEAKLMNLMTDQSWSNATAIKNVKDHSCELTGRALSRSEIRALFKSCREDDSIIGIRDAALLAILISAGPRRTEAINLNLSDYDRSPAQGNRI, from the coding sequence ATGATTAATAAGGATCTTTCTGGCTCAATTCATCCCCTACAATTAACTCATCCCCTTGACGACATCTCCCATCCTGTGGTGTCCTATTTAAGCCAGCTAAGTCCCCAATCAGTTTTTGTCATGCGGCGTAATCTTGATGCGATCGCTTTCTTTTTAACCGATGGCGTTTGTGATGCTTTATCTTTAGATTGGGGAAAATTGACTTACCACCATACCCGGACGCTGCGGAATTGGTTGAGCGATAAATATGCTCCCGCTACGGCTAATCAAATGCTTACTGCTTTACGTCGAGTTCTGAGCGAGGCAAAATTAATGAATTTAATGACAGACCAATCTTGGAGCAACGCTACTGCTATCAAGAACGTTAAGGATCATTCCTGCGAATTGACTGGACGAGCCTTAAGCCGCTCGGAAATAAGGGCTTTATTTAAGAGTTGTCGTGAAGATGATTCGATTATTGGCATTAGAGATGCAGCTCTATTGGCCATCCTCATTAGTGCCGGACCGCGTCGCACCGAAGCGATCAATTTGAATTTGTCAGATTATGATCGCTCTCCGGCTCAGGGCAATCGCATTTAA
- a CDS encoding ISAs1-like element ISCysp8 family transposase gives MKLRFKRTICDYFSDIKDPRLERRKRHKLIDIITITICAIISGVQQWTEIEAYGQAKSKWFKKMLELPNGIPSHDTFSRVFQILDPEELRKGFLKWVQSVYEITEGEIVPIDGKTLKGSSDMTNDQKAIHMVSAWASKNRLVLGQIKVDKKSNEITAIPTLLKLLKLKGCIVTIDAMGCQRKIVDEIVKQEADYLITVKKNQSSLYKILEELFKPTLNSKNLPPNAQVDCEDNWDHGRDERRDVTVLNNIQPVTDLSSKWKNLKSIIKVEYVQFDSKGKMKYNRRYFISSLLLDAKSFAKIIRTHWTIENQMNWVLDVQLGEDASRIRKGHSPENLAIIRHLALSLINQETTLKKSVKGKQNKAGWDNNYLSKILAI, from the coding sequence ATGAAACTTCGATTCAAAAGAACAATTTGTGATTATTTTAGTGATATTAAAGATCCGCGTCTTGAGAGAAGAAAACGTCATAAACTCATTGATATTATTACCATTACCATCTGTGCGATTATCTCAGGAGTCCAACAGTGGACTGAAATTGAAGCCTACGGACAAGCTAAATCGAAATGGTTCAAAAAAATGTTAGAATTACCAAATGGTATCCCTTCGCATGATACATTTTCGAGGGTTTTTCAAATTCTCGACCCCGAAGAATTACGAAAAGGCTTTTTGAAATGGGTGCAATCAGTTTATGAAATAACTGAAGGGGAAATCGTTCCCATTGATGGGAAAACTTTAAAAGGTTCTTCCGATATGACTAATGACCAAAAAGCGATCCACATGGTGAGTGCATGGGCGAGTAAAAATAGATTAGTTTTAGGGCAAATCAAAGTTGATAAAAAATCCAATGAAATAACGGCTATTCCCACTTTGTTAAAACTGCTAAAATTAAAAGGATGTATTGTCACTATCGATGCTATGGGGTGTCAAAGAAAAATTGTTGACGAAATTGTTAAGCAAGAAGCTGACTATTTAATTACGGTTAAAAAGAATCAATCAAGTTTATATAAAATCTTAGAAGAACTTTTTAAGCCAACTTTAAATTCTAAAAATTTGCCCCCTAACGCTCAAGTCGATTGTGAAGATAATTGGGATCATGGAAGGGATGAGAGACGAGACGTTACGGTACTTAACAATATTCAGCCGGTGACGGATTTATCGTCAAAATGGAAAAATTTGAAATCGATTATTAAAGTTGAGTATGTTCAGTTTGACTCCAAGGGGAAAATGAAATATAATAGAAGATATTTTATTAGTAGTTTGCTCTTAGATGCTAAGTCGTTTGCTAAAATTATTCGGACTCATTGGACGATAGAAAATCAAATGAATTGGGTTCTTGACGTACAATTGGGCGAAGATGCTTCAAGAATAAGAAAAGGGCATTCTCCGGAAAATTTGGCAATTATTAGGCATTTGGCTTTAAGTTTAATTAACCAAGAAACTACTCTTAAAAAATCAGTTAAAGGTAAACAAAATAAAGCGGGATGGGATAACAATTATCTTAGCAAAATTTTAGCTATCTGA
- a CDS encoding sigma-70 family RNA polymerase sigma factor, giving the protein MSNRRINNSFLDSYLKNFTRYELLNSSQEIDLGQKIQKWQKLKHQFVQFQKKTGKKTSVFDFCSDFQLEEAEFYLVYEEGQQAKNQLVQGNLRLVINLAKKYLGRGLSFEDLLQEGNIGLIRAAELFEPSKGYKFSTYAYWWIRQQIIRAINNSARTIRLPVHIIARLNRIKKTQHKLAAQLGRTPTVQEIATSLQMSAQEIEKYREVAQKTISLSTIVDEQGRETLQDLIADPNPQPDFLERVFSYEQILEKMETLPPRYQDILKKRIYEEQTLEAIGTSTKLSKERVRQIFQKALSRLREEFLKDN; this is encoded by the coding sequence ATGTCTAATCGTCGAATCAACAACTCTTTTTTAGATAGTTATTTGAAAAATTTTACGCGCTACGAACTTCTTAATTCTTCTCAAGAAATAGACCTGGGGCAGAAAATTCAAAAATGGCAGAAGTTGAAGCATCAATTTGTTCAATTTCAGAAAAAGACGGGGAAAAAAACTAGCGTCTTTGATTTTTGCTCTGACTTTCAGCTAGAAGAAGCCGAGTTCTACCTTGTTTATGAAGAAGGTCAACAAGCTAAAAATCAATTAGTCCAAGGGAATTTAAGATTAGTTATTAACTTGGCTAAAAAATACCTTGGACGAGGTTTAAGCTTTGAAGATTTGCTCCAAGAGGGGAATATAGGGTTAATACGAGCAGCCGAACTTTTCGAGCCTAGCAAAGGTTATAAATTTTCGACTTATGCTTATTGGTGGATACGGCAACAGATCATCAGAGCAATAAATAATTCCGCTCGAACAATCCGCTTGCCAGTACATATTATCGCTCGCTTAAATCGAATCAAAAAGACCCAACATAAATTAGCGGCTCAATTAGGGAGAACTCCAACAGTCCAAGAAATAGCCACCTCCTTACAAATGTCAGCCCAAGAGATTGAGAAATATCGTGAAGTTGCTCAAAAGACAATTTCTTTGTCTACCATCGTAGATGAGCAAGGACGAGAAACTTTACAAGATTTAATTGCCGACCCAAATCCTCAGCCAGATTTTTTAGAGCGGGTTTTTAGCTATGAACAAATATTAGAGAAGATGGAAACTTTACCTCCTCGTTATCAAGATATCCTTAAAAAAAGGATTTATGAAGAACAAACCTTAGAAGCCATTGGAACTTCGACAAAGCTTTCAAAGGAACGAGTTCGTCAAATTTTTCAGAAAGCTCTCTCTCGACTTAGGGAAGAATTTCTTAAAGACAATTAA
- a CDS encoding phage/plasmid primase, P4 family has protein sequence MLVTTHKPSFKQHKNSGSLIETYNEAIAVLTPEQIYDRYPHNFKSDATGKLRGIPPFRESKSGTSFTVFPDGGFFDAGDGFAGSPADYIHSMRVGRWERARKADFVAAVRELCELGSIPFPERDPSPSEIEKAVKEETRRAILRETIKICSDLLWSEFGREARQYLITERGLTEQQIKDFNLGYYRKRADLVDYLKHKKFSASEIKGAAVALTSWEGYIIIPWLDENGRVLTLYGRYSQKTAPEGRPKTLALPGISTKRAPLYLDRAIASNHREVIFVEGVFDALLLQALGETRAVSGVAASFSNEQIECLKRNRIEKVYHLGDPDGGGIGGTNSNLMRLTRSGISVYVPPTLPDVLDPDEFVLRKGITALKQLLEQSEHGYRWKAKQIVAEHGNDSDEAIEKIFSIAVAYSRTIPSQYKLEEETFFWATIRNSLGELDPEAFRAKLKARYGDTPSIPTKSGQDLKVPDWAQSSIAKWLAERYRPLLAFNTDIEEWFRYSAINEGIWTKDPKYYIWQIIITELETLADIHEQLHEKKKRPKYGSGFISGIEMLLKAYLPVRGWDEQPGLLPFINGVKNLTTGEFVPHAPGFRLTWCLPYEYSPGATCEPILDWLHSMTNGDEAIIEFIRAHLNAIITGRSDIQSYLELIGPGGTGKGTLTRLASALTGDRNTVSTTLRNLEENRFDTSRLYQARLVIITDAEKWGGDVSVLKAITGGDKLRFEQKFKQPLDGFYYKGRVMICANEPIQSADYTSGLERRRQTVYMTNKIPLKSQRKLIELSNSGVEGEFVPYLPGLMNWVLDMSPTDVERIIRETPTAHHQFQYYKAQILTETNPIADWLDTSVVVRPDYRTAIGVASRDKSSESPNWYLNTDRWLYANYAEYCHGSGAKPVSVRRFVNLLHDLAVNQLNLKVTKGRDRMGSYVLGLKLRSPDDDDPLIISGSIPNDPPSRPDKPLGGSPNPGCDGNVIDGGDAQTPSSDGYDECDGKFEGLDSLDKNEIKKVKNEKKGTLGKSDSVQSSPSPKTSQRLTGDGNKPPVSNNVARDGSQEEKSSKSPASDGSQETNKRESGETSQSKNPKITPAPKYEIGDRVDRYNSVHECWHTNVAVKGRYFKGIEWVYVLDDCWQSRIFERYLRPAQTVNSKQ, from the coding sequence ATGTTAGTAACAACTCATAAGCCTTCATTCAAACAGCATAAGAATTCTGGGTCATTAATAGAGACTTATAATGAGGCGATCGCGGTTCTTACCCCAGAACAAATATACGATCGCTACCCCCATAACTTCAAATCCGACGCAACCGGGAAATTAAGAGGAATTCCGCCGTTTCGTGAGTCTAAGTCAGGAACATCCTTTACAGTGTTTCCAGATGGGGGATTTTTTGACGCTGGCGACGGGTTCGCCGGTTCCCCGGCTGATTACATTCACAGTATGAGAGTCGGGAGGTGGGAAAGAGCCAGAAAAGCCGATTTTGTAGCGGCGGTTAGAGAGTTATGCGAACTTGGCTCAATCCCTTTCCCAGAGCGTGACCCAAGTCCATCTGAAATCGAAAAAGCGGTCAAAGAGGAGACAAGGAGGGCAATTTTAAGAGAAACCATTAAGATTTGTTCTGATTTGTTGTGGAGTGAATTTGGAAGGGAGGCTCGTCAATATCTCATAACAGAACGGGGATTAACGGAGCAACAAATCAAGGATTTCAACTTGGGATATTATCGTAAAAGAGCGGATCTAGTTGATTATCTTAAGCATAAAAAATTCAGCGCATCAGAAATTAAGGGGGCTGCGGTGGCATTAACATCATGGGAAGGATATATAATAATTCCTTGGTTGGATGAAAATGGTCGAGTTTTGACTTTATACGGACGTTATTCTCAAAAAACAGCGCCCGAAGGGCGACCCAAAACTTTAGCCTTGCCTGGAATCTCCACCAAGAGAGCGCCATTGTATCTAGATAGAGCGATCGCATCTAATCATAGAGAAGTGATTTTCGTTGAGGGGGTGTTCGATGCCCTACTCTTACAAGCATTGGGAGAAACGAGAGCAGTTAGTGGAGTGGCCGCGTCATTCTCTAACGAGCAGATAGAATGTCTCAAGCGCAACCGAATTGAGAAAGTATATCACCTCGGAGATCCAGACGGCGGGGGAATTGGAGGGACTAACTCGAATTTAATGCGGCTGACCAGAAGTGGGATAAGTGTCTACGTCCCCCCAACCTTGCCGGACGTATTAGACCCCGATGAATTCGTCTTACGTAAGGGAATTACAGCCTTAAAGCAGCTTTTAGAGCAATCCGAACACGGATACAGGTGGAAGGCCAAACAAATTGTAGCTGAACATGGAAACGATAGTGATGAGGCGATCGAGAAAATTTTCTCGATCGCTGTTGCTTATTCCCGGACAATTCCATCTCAATACAAATTAGAAGAAGAAACCTTCTTTTGGGCAACTATTAGGAATAGTTTGGGGGAATTAGACCCCGAAGCATTCCGAGCTAAATTAAAAGCGCGTTATGGAGATACTCCCTCCATCCCTACTAAAAGTGGCCAAGATTTAAAAGTTCCGGACTGGGCCCAGTCATCGATCGCCAAATGGTTAGCCGAACGTTACCGTCCTTTACTGGCTTTCAATACGGATATAGAAGAATGGTTCAGATATTCGGCTATTAATGAGGGAATTTGGACTAAAGACCCTAAATATTATATCTGGCAAATTATCATAACCGAATTAGAAACCTTAGCGGATATTCACGAGCAACTTCATGAGAAGAAGAAACGGCCTAAATATGGTTCGGGATTTATCTCAGGGATAGAAATGTTGCTCAAAGCCTACTTGCCGGTGAGGGGATGGGATGAACAACCTGGATTATTGCCTTTTATCAATGGAGTGAAAAATCTCACTACAGGGGAATTTGTCCCCCATGCTCCAGGATTCAGATTAACGTGGTGTTTACCTTATGAGTATAGCCCAGGTGCTACTTGTGAGCCTATCCTTGATTGGCTTCACTCTATGACGAATGGGGATGAAGCGATCATCGAATTTATACGGGCCCATCTAAATGCGATTATTACGGGGCGTAGCGATATTCAGAGTTATTTAGAACTCATTGGCCCAGGTGGAACCGGTAAGGGGACATTAACCCGATTGGCCAGTGCTTTAACTGGCGATCGCAATACAGTCAGCACTACACTCCGCAACTTAGAAGAAAACCGTTTTGATACCTCCAGATTATATCAAGCCCGGTTAGTAATAATTACTGATGCTGAGAAATGGGGAGGAGACGTATCGGTATTGAAGGCGATCACCGGTGGCGATAAACTGAGGTTCGAGCAAAAATTCAAGCAGCCCCTCGATGGGTTCTACTACAAAGGTCGTGTGATGATTTGCGCCAATGAGCCGATCCAGTCTGCCGACTATACATCGGGTTTGGAACGTCGCCGCCAAACTGTTTACATGACCAATAAAATCCCCTTAAAATCTCAGAGAAAACTGATCGAGTTGAGTAATTCTGGGGTGGAAGGGGAATTCGTGCCCTATTTGCCTGGATTGATGAACTGGGTATTGGATATGTCCCCAACTGATGTTGAGAGGATTATCAGAGAAACCCCTACGGCACATCATCAATTTCAATATTATAAAGCGCAAATCCTCACCGAAACTAACCCTATAGCTGACTGGTTAGATACTTCAGTTGTAGTACGACCCGATTACCGAACGGCGATCGGGGTAGCCAGTCGTGATAAATCTTCAGAGAGTCCCAATTGGTATCTAAACACAGACCGATGGTTATATGCCAATTATGCGGAGTATTGTCATGGGAGTGGGGCTAAACCGGTGTCTGTTCGTCGATTTGTTAATTTACTCCATGATTTAGCGGTTAATCAGTTGAATTTGAAAGTCACTAAAGGACGCGATCGCATGGGGTCTTATGTGTTGGGATTAAAATTGCGATCGCCCGATGATGATGATCCGTTAATTATAAGTGGATCAATCCCAAACGATCCCCCATCACGTCCTGATAAACCATTAGGAGGTTCTCCTAATCCGGGCTGTGATGGCAATGTGATAGATGGGGGTGATGCCCAAACTCCTAGTAGTGATGGATATGATGAATGCGATGGCAAATTTGAGGGGTTGGACAGTCTCGACAAAAACGAAATTAAAAAAGTTAAAAACGAGAAAAAAGGAACTTTGGGTAAATCCGATTCTGTGCAGTCATCGCCATCACCAAAAACGTCTCAAAGACTTACCGGTGATGGAAATAAGCCACCCGTCTCCAATAATGTCGCCAGGGATGGATCTCAGGAGGAAAAAAGCTCTAAAAGCCCTGCCAGTGATGGATCACAGGAGACAAATAAGAGAGAATCGGGGGAAACTTCTCAATCGAAAAATCCTAAAATCACTCCGGCTCCTAAATACGAGATTGGCGATCGTGTGGATCGCTATAACAGCGTACATGAATGTTGGCATACAAACGTTGCCGTAAAGGGACGGTATTTTAAAGGAATAGAATGGGTTTATGTTCTCGATGATTGCTGGCAAAGTCGGATTTTTGAACGCTATTTAAGACCGGCCCAAACCGTTAACAGTAAACAGTGA